From a single Pseudobutyrivibrio xylanivorans genomic region:
- a CDS encoding methyl-accepting chemotaxis protein, whose product METEERQEKIKQRLDKNLTAEQKENLKAVGKVVENNKGNFFQSISFQNIIVNVAILAAFIIYAVISNSAMQSVKSQALVASEKELICAQESAALRQDVVHISAEINRTLGQLEAGKEMPAEEFAEMEGYMNDIGSHLDYLDASILVGNLPDGQERVDNLRASAEALVAAAGAVENFIISGDFTGAIGCVTGDYGTGLVATYDALDAIDEGINSLSVGFSAYLDRYIAQVSVKGYIVMAMVVVLIILSFVLSFVRINKTILGISYELQAIINNINKGKGDLTARINTKTKTELALISDCINQFLGTLQGVIRDVKDGATVLTSSADSVIVKIQSASDNVTNTSAAMEELAASMESVSATAEDLNDKVLQVREATNAIDAEAKAGAEKANEIKDAADSIKKEANSKKDNTGKKMEELSKVLEVSVKESEQVNQIGDLTNEILDIASQTNLLALNASIEAARAGEAGKGFAVVADEISALAANSRDTAGNIQEISSKVTAAVKSLSDNAIQVIDFINENVLADYDAFVDTGVKYENTATMIEEMLGTFSEKADNLNFVMNEMADRIESISSSVQESSSAIGMSAASATEIVGEIQGITEAMDQNNEVTKQLNASTQKFEIV is encoded by the coding sequence ATGGAAACAGAAGAAAGGCAAGAGAAAATAAAACAGAGGCTTGATAAAAATCTTACAGCTGAGCAAAAGGAAAATCTTAAAGCTGTTGGAAAGGTTGTTGAAAATAATAAAGGCAACTTTTTCCAATCAATTTCTTTTCAAAACATAATTGTAAATGTTGCTATACTTGCGGCATTTATAATATATGCAGTGATTTCCAACTCAGCTATGCAAAGCGTAAAGTCACAGGCTTTAGTAGCAAGTGAAAAGGAACTTATTTGCGCACAGGAATCGGCTGCATTACGTCAAGATGTAGTTCATATTTCAGCTGAAATTAATCGTACATTAGGACAACTTGAGGCAGGCAAGGAAATGCCAGCTGAAGAATTTGCGGAGATGGAAGGTTATATGAATGATATTGGCTCTCATCTTGATTATTTGGATGCTAGTATACTGGTTGGAAACCTACCAGATGGGCAGGAGAGAGTTGATAATCTCAGAGCTAGCGCAGAGGCATTAGTTGCTGCAGCTGGTGCTGTGGAAAACTTTATCATATCAGGTGATTTTACGGGAGCAATTGGCTGTGTAACTGGTGATTACGGAACAGGCCTTGTTGCAACATATGATGCTTTAGATGCTATTGATGAGGGAATTAATTCTCTAAGCGTGGGCTTTAGCGCTTATTTGGATAGGTACATTGCCCAGGTTTCTGTAAAGGGATATATAGTCATGGCGATGGTTGTTGTCTTGATTATACTTAGCTTTGTACTTTCATTTGTTAGAATTAATAAGACTATACTTGGTATTTCATATGAATTACAAGCTATCATTAATAATATCAATAAGGGCAAGGGCGATTTAACTGCCCGAATAAACACAAAAACAAAAACAGAGCTTGCACTTATATCTGATTGTATCAATCAGTTCTTAGGAACATTGCAGGGTGTAATCAGAGATGTTAAGGATGGAGCAACAGTTCTTACATCATCTGCAGATAGTGTTATTGTAAAGATCCAAAGTGCTAGTGATAATGTAACAAATACATCTGCAGCAATGGAAGAGCTGGCAGCATCTATGGAAAGTGTATCTGCAACAGCAGAGGATTTGAATGATAAGGTTCTTCAGGTTCGAGAGGCAACAAATGCAATTGACGCAGAGGCTAAAGCAGGTGCTGAAAAGGCTAATGAAATCAAAGATGCGGCTGATTCAATTAAGAAGGAAGCCAACAGTAAGAAAGATAATACTGGAAAGAAGATGGAAGAGCTGTCGAAGGTTCTTGAAGTTTCTGTTAAGGAATCTGAACAGGTTAATCAGATTGGCGACCTTACAAATGAAATTCTTGATATTGCCAGCCAGACAAATCTTCTTGCGCTTAATGCTTCAATCGAGGCCGCTCGTGCAGGTGAAGCTGGTAAGGGCTTCGCTGTAGTTGCAGATGAGATTAGTGCTCTTGCAGCAAATTCCCGCGATACAGCTGGTAACATTCAGGAGATTTCTTCTAAGGTTACTGCTGCAGTTAAGTCCCTTTCGGATAACGCTATTCAGGTTATTGACTTCATTAATGAAAATGTATTGGCTGACTACGATGCCTTTGTTGACACTGGTGTTAAGTATGAGAACACTGCTACAATGATAGAGGAGATGCTTGGAACCTTCTCTGAGAAGGCTGATAATCTCAATTTTGTAATGAATGAGATGGCTGACAGAATTGAGAGCATTTCAAGTTCTGTACAGGAAAGCTCAAGTGCGATTGGAATGAGTGCAGCTTCAGCAACTGAGATTGTTGGGGAAATCCAAGGCATTACAGAGGCTATGGATCAAAACAATGAAGTTACAAAGCAGCTCAATGCATCAACTCAGAAATTCGAGATAGTATAG
- a CDS encoding GGGtGRT protein — protein sequence MALFESYERRIDQINAVLNKYGISSIEEAEKITKDAGLDVYEQVKKIQPICFENACWAYTVGAAIAIKKDCRKAADAAAAIGEGLQAFCIPGSVADHRKVGLGHGNLGKMLLEEETECFCFLAGHESFAAAEGAIGIAEKANKVRQKPLRVILNGLGKDAAQIISRINGFTFVETKYDYKEAKLNIVSEKAYSNGLRATVKCYGADDVQEGVAIMHHENVGVSITGNSTNPTRFQHPVAGTYKKECVDLGKKYFSVASGGGTGRTLHPDNMAAGPASYGMTDTLGRMHSDAQFAGSSSVPAHVEMMGLIGMGNNPMVGATVAVAVSVEEAATAGKF from the coding sequence ATGGCTTTATTTGAATCATACGAAAGAAGAATTGATCAGATCAATGCTGTCCTTAATAAGTATGGTATCAGCTCAATCGAAGAAGCTGAGAAGATTACAAAGGATGCAGGTCTTGATGTATACGAGCAGGTAAAGAAGATTCAGCCTATCTGCTTCGAGAACGCTTGCTGGGCTTACACTGTAGGTGCTGCAATCGCTATTAAGAAGGATTGCCGTAAGGCTGCTGATGCAGCTGCTGCAATCGGAGAGGGTCTTCAGGCTTTCTGTATTCCAGGTTCTGTTGCTGATCACCGTAAGGTAGGTCTTGGACATGGTAACCTTGGAAAGATGCTCCTCGAGGAGGAGACAGAGTGCTTCTGCTTCCTCGCAGGTCACGAGTCATTCGCTGCAGCTGAGGGCGCTATCGGTATCGCTGAGAAGGCTAACAAGGTTCGTCAGAAGCCTCTTCGTGTTATCCTTAACGGTCTTGGTAAGGATGCTGCACAGATTATTTCTCGTATCAATGGTTTCACATTTGTTGAGACAAAGTACGATTACAAGGAAGCAAAGCTTAACATCGTTTCTGAGAAGGCATACTCAAATGGTCTTCGTGCAACAGTTAAGTGCTATGGCGCTGATGATGTTCAGGAAGGTGTTGCTATTATGCACCACGAGAACGTTGGTGTTTCTATCACAGGTAACTCTACAAACCCTACACGTTTCCAGCATCCAGTAGCTGGTACATACAAGAAGGAGTGCGTAGACCTTGGTAAGAAGTACTTCTCAGTTGCTTCAGGCGGTGGTACAGGACGTACACTTCACCCAGATAACATGGCAGCAGGTCCTGCTTCATACGGTATGACAGATACTCTTGGACGTATGCACTCAGATGCTCAGTTCGCTGGTTCATCTTCAGTTCCTGCACACGTTGAGATGATGGGTCTTATCGGTATGGGTAACAACCCAATGGTAGGTGCTACAGTTGCTGTAGCCGTATCAGTTGAGGAAGCTGCTACTGCTGGTAAGTTTTAA
- a CDS encoding iron-sulfur cluster assembly scaffold protein, which yields MIYTKEVENMCPVAKGAKHEPAPIPEEGKWVHAKQISDISGFTHGVGWCAPQQGACKLSLNVKNGVIEEALVETIGCSGMTHSAAMAAEILQGKTILEALNTDLVCDAINTAMRELFLQIVYGRTQSAFSDDGLAVGAGLEDLGKGLRSQVGTMYATKEKGVRYLEMAEGYVTGIALDADNEVIGYQFVSLGKMTDFIKKGDDPNTAWEKAKGQYGRVDDAVKIIDPRQE from the coding sequence ATGATTTACACAAAAGAAGTAGAAAACATGTGTCCTGTAGCAAAGGGCGCAAAGCATGAACCAGCTCCTATCCCTGAGGAGGGAAAATGGGTACACGCTAAGCAGATTTCTGATATTAGCGGTTTCACACACGGTGTTGGCTGGTGTGCTCCACAGCAGGGTGCCTGCAAATTATCTTTAAATGTTAAGAATGGTGTTATTGAGGAAGCTCTTGTTGAGACAATTGGTTGCTCAGGTATGACACATTCAGCTGCTATGGCAGCAGAGATCCTTCAGGGTAAGACAATCCTTGAGGCTCTTAATACAGACCTTGTTTGTGATGCTATCAACACAGCTATGAGAGAGCTTTTCCTTCAGATCGTTTACGGACGTACACAGTCTGCATTCTCTGATGACGGACTTGCAGTTGGTGCTGGTCTTGAGGATCTTGGAAAGGGTCTTCGTTCACAGGTTGGTACAATGTACGCAACAAAGGAAAAGGGTGTTCGTTACCTTGAGATGGCTGAAGGCTATGTAACAGGTATCGCACTTGATGCTGATAACGAAGTTATCGGTTACCAGTTTGTTTCTCTTGGAAAGATGACAGACTTCATTAAGAAGGGTGATGATCCTAACACAGCATGGGAGAAGGCAAAGGGCCAGTACGGTCGTGTTGACGATGCTGTTAAGATTATCGATCCACGTCAGGAATAA